One Kaistella polysaccharea DNA segment encodes these proteins:
- the brxC gene encoding BREX system P-loop protein BrxC — translation MIIKNFFEKDINRNIETVIKADDRDHISTEVAEYVITKEIAKKIGELFSNYKSYSGSNGVWISGFFGSGKSHLLKILSYVLENKEVDGYKCGELFAEKIEDDVLLKGDIVSSTRIPSESILFNIDQQAQITTKDDPSAILKVFYKVFYDHVGYYGFQPHVAEFEMWLDKQGKYDEFRSKFEENLGSDWNTARIDYFDPRITKSISEVLGGIFDTNPSDYDDILDVLESKQKQSIEDFAQKVNEYVKTKASGFRLNFFVDEVGQFISENTKLMLNLQTIAESLTTVTHGHSWILVTSQEDMEKIVGDMNRSQQNDFSRIQARFRIKVPLTSANVDEVIEKRLLKKKPEAHQHLANTFKKESAHLDTLLSFSDSGVQFKGFKGETDFANKLPFIPYQFDLFQQCRIALAMHNAFQGKHASVGERSMLGVFQQVIQNIEEKGENTLVSFDLMFDGLRNELKGQIQNTIQLAERNIDNDFAIKVLKTLFLVKYYGNFKTTKRNISVLMINKIDIDLKNHEKDIDEALNLLENQSYVQRNGDVYEFLTDEEKDIEQEIKNTDVEEQKVTQLLKEIFFDEIIRDSKIKYFDTKQDYEFTSKIDGILLGREKELAIEIITENYSDYTKTVLIQGQTMGSTGMKIVLPSNVTFMKDLKMYLRTDTYSKQNQSTSNKVEVKRILQEKAIQNVDRRRNLVLLGNKLLSDSSVYMNGEKIQTGNVADGKTMVVNSFQNLVKTVYTNLRMLGNVQYSEDTFKSVIFGGKDSLFTTDDNTMTEGESEILNIINRRKGQSDRTSLNDLKNHFAKKPYGWYQNAVWTLVAQLYKRGKVELKKDSNQLEDNEVVQALLNSASYANVMLEPQAVIDPKLVIKLKQTYSEAFDENPSKIEAKEVANEFKEKLGEMYNDVSNLVVRKTELPFVEVLSDFRDQLYKLKNNEYSYYLTNLKDFEDELLDTKENILDPIKKFINGDQLKIYEKITNFLKSDLSNVEYVEGNEFAEIKGVMEDRAPYKGNTVREAKVLHENITTKLQDKINEERNKAIQKTEEVITIIKSKEEFSRLSDSDQNAIISPFEDEINKLKGQRYIGNMRNTVVYVSDELYTKQLNEMIRLATPEPTPDPDGTDDDDQPKPVIKHIQYIRGSSIKPTFNKTELKTEDDVNEYVEAIRKAFADKIKENKRISL, via the coding sequence ATGATCATTAAAAACTTTTTCGAGAAAGACATCAACCGTAATATTGAAACGGTAATCAAGGCAGATGACAGAGATCACATTTCAACAGAGGTTGCGGAATACGTAATTACCAAAGAAATTGCAAAAAAGATCGGTGAACTGTTCAGTAATTATAAAAGTTATAGTGGTTCAAACGGAGTGTGGATTTCAGGTTTCTTCGGAAGTGGTAAATCTCACTTATTGAAGATCCTTTCTTATGTTTTAGAAAATAAGGAAGTTGATGGATATAAATGTGGTGAACTATTCGCAGAGAAAATAGAAGATGATGTTTTGCTTAAAGGTGACATTGTATCCTCAACTCGTATTCCATCAGAATCAATTCTTTTTAACATTGATCAACAAGCACAGATCACCACCAAAGATGATCCTTCCGCTATTTTAAAAGTATTTTATAAGGTGTTTTATGACCACGTTGGGTATTACGGTTTCCAACCTCACGTGGCAGAATTTGAGATGTGGTTAGATAAGCAAGGAAAGTATGATGAGTTCAGATCTAAATTCGAAGAAAATCTTGGAAGTGATTGGAACACAGCAAGAATCGATTACTTTGACCCAAGGATAACCAAATCTATATCAGAAGTATTAGGCGGAATTTTTGACACCAATCCGTCCGATTACGATGATATCTTGGATGTCTTAGAAAGTAAACAGAAACAATCCATCGAAGACTTCGCTCAAAAAGTAAATGAATACGTTAAAACTAAAGCATCAGGTTTTAGATTAAATTTCTTCGTTGATGAAGTAGGTCAGTTCATTTCAGAGAATACCAAATTGATGTTGAATCTTCAAACCATTGCGGAATCTCTTACGACGGTGACACACGGTCATTCATGGATTTTGGTGACCTCTCAGGAGGATATGGAGAAGATTGTAGGTGATATGAATAGAAGTCAACAGAATGACTTCTCCCGTATTCAGGCTCGTTTTAGAATCAAAGTACCGTTAACTTCTGCAAACGTGGATGAAGTTATTGAGAAAAGGTTATTAAAAAAGAAACCCGAAGCACATCAACATCTTGCGAACACCTTCAAAAAAGAAAGTGCGCATTTAGACACTTTATTGAGTTTCTCAGATTCAGGAGTACAGTTCAAAGGATTTAAAGGGGAAACCGATTTCGCCAATAAATTACCCTTCATACCGTATCAGTTTGATCTGTTCCAACAATGTAGGATTGCTTTAGCAATGCATAATGCATTTCAGGGAAAACATGCTTCAGTCGGGGAAAGAAGTATGTTGGGCGTTTTTCAACAAGTGATTCAGAATATTGAAGAGAAAGGGGAAAATACTTTGGTGAGTTTTGATTTGATGTTTGATGGTTTACGAAACGAACTGAAAGGGCAAATCCAAAATACCATTCAATTGGCTGAAAGAAATATTGATAACGACTTTGCCATTAAAGTTCTGAAAACCTTATTCCTTGTAAAGTATTACGGCAATTTTAAAACAACCAAAAGAAATATTTCAGTATTAATGATCAATAAAATTGATATAGATCTTAAAAATCATGAAAAAGATATCGATGAAGCCCTAAACCTTTTAGAGAATCAAAGCTACGTTCAGAGAAACGGTGATGTGTATGAGTTCCTAACCGATGAAGAAAAAGACATTGAACAGGAAATTAAAAACACCGATGTCGAAGAACAGAAAGTAACCCAACTATTAAAGGAAATTTTCTTTGATGAAATAATTCGAGACAGTAAAATCAAATACTTTGATACTAAACAAGATTATGAGTTCACAAGTAAGATCGACGGCATTTTGCTCGGCAGAGAAAAGGAACTTGCCATAGAAATAATTACAGAAAATTATTCTGATTATACGAAAACAGTCCTGATCCAAGGACAAACGATGGGAAGCACGGGGATGAAAATTGTTCTGCCGTCCAACGTAACTTTTATGAAGGATTTGAAAATGTATTTGCGGACAGATACGTACAGCAAACAAAATCAATCCACTTCCAACAAAGTAGAAGTAAAGAGAATTCTTCAGGAGAAAGCAATCCAAAATGTGGACAGAAGAAGAAACTTAGTTCTCCTCGGTAACAAACTCCTTTCAGATTCTTCGGTTTACATGAACGGGGAAAAAATCCAAACAGGAAATGTAGCCGACGGCAAAACAATGGTGGTGAATTCTTTCCAAAATTTGGTTAAAACGGTCTATACCAATTTAAGAATGTTGGGGAATGTTCAATACTCTGAGGATACTTTTAAGTCAGTTATTTTTGGTGGAAAAGACAGTTTGTTTACCACCGATGATAACACCATGACCGAAGGTGAGTCTGAAATATTAAATATTATCAACAGAAGAAAAGGACAGTCAGATCGTACTTCTTTGAATGATTTAAAAAACCATTTCGCTAAAAAACCATACGGATGGTATCAGAATGCAGTTTGGACTTTGGTTGCCCAACTCTACAAAAGAGGGAAAGTTGAATTAAAAAAAGATTCTAATCAACTTGAAGATAATGAAGTGGTTCAGGCGTTACTGAATTCAGCATCGTACGCCAATGTGATGTTAGAACCTCAAGCAGTGATCGATCCCAAATTGGTTATCAAACTAAAACAAACCTACTCCGAAGCGTTTGATGAAAACCCTTCCAAGATTGAGGCCAAGGAAGTTGCCAATGAATTTAAAGAGAAATTGGGTGAAATGTATAACGATGTTTCCAATTTGGTGGTGCGAAAAACTGAACTTCCATTTGTTGAGGTGCTATCTGATTTCAGAGATCAATTATATAAATTAAAAAATAATGAATACAGTTATTATTTAACCAATCTTAAGGATTTTGAAGACGAACTGTTGGATACCAAAGAAAATATCTTAGATCCAATCAAGAAGTTTATCAATGGTGATCAACTGAAGATCTATGAGAAAATTACAAACTTCCTTAAAAGTGATTTATCCAACGTGGAATATGTGGAGGGAAATGAGTTTGCGGAAATAAAAGGTGTTATGGAAGACCGAGCACCTTACAAAGGGAATACGGTAAGAGAAGCAAAAGTTTTACACGAGAACATCACCACAAAGTTACAGGATAAGATTAATGAAGAGCGTAATAAAGCCATTCAAAAAACGGAAGAGGTTATAACCATTATAAAATCAAAAGAGGAATTCAGCCGTCTTTCAGATTCAGATCAGAACGCAATTATTTCTCCTTTTGAAGATGAAATTAACAAATTGAAAGGACAGCGGTATATTGGAAATATGAGAAATACGGTTGTTTACGTATCAGATGAACTGTACACCAAGCAGTTAAACGAAATGATTCGCCTTGCAACGCCGGAGCCTACTCCTGATCCTGACGGCACGGATGACGATGATCAACCTAAACCTGTCATCAAACACATTCAATACATAAGAGGATCTTCCATCAAACCTACCTTTAATAAAACGGAACTGAAAACGGAAGATGATGTAAACGAATACGTAGAAGCCATTAGAAAAGCGTTTGCGGACAAAATCAAAGAAAACAAACGAATTTCCCTGTAA
- a CDS encoding DUF1788 domain-containing protein, producing MEDIKKKFTHLYNIISSPNFLKKESLGGEIPFFISAYDPAMETEVSDSIKGLKNKLENSGVSVLELNLYDIVCDILESKGGVERMFEIEKVKKKDKFLNALQSTLNIHQVLTPKIKEIIDQNPSSVYFLTGIGLVFPYIRSHTILNNLQNIAKDSPTVIFFPGDYNGTSLNLFGAMKDDNYYRAFNIDLINAKP from the coding sequence ATGGAAGATATTAAAAAGAAATTTACACATTTATACAACATCATTTCATCACCGAACTTTCTAAAGAAAGAGTCATTGGGTGGTGAAATTCCTTTTTTTATAAGTGCTTACGATCCTGCAATGGAGACCGAAGTAAGTGACTCAATAAAGGGTCTAAAAAATAAATTGGAGAACTCGGGAGTAAGTGTTTTAGAATTGAATCTCTACGACATTGTATGTGATATTTTGGAGTCCAAAGGTGGTGTAGAAAGAATGTTTGAAATTGAGAAGGTGAAAAAGAAGGATAAGTTTCTGAATGCGTTACAATCCACCTTGAACATCCATCAGGTGCTGACTCCCAAAATTAAAGAAATCATTGACCAAAATCCATCGAGTGTTTATTTTTTGACGGGCATTGGGTTGGTGTTTCCTTACATCAGATCTCACACGATTTTAAACAATTTACAGAATATCGCCAAAGATTCACCAACCGTTATTTTCTTCCCTGGGGATTATAATGGAACATCACTGAATCTTTTCGGTGCCATGAAAGACGACAATTATTACCGAGCATTTAACATTGACTTAATCAACGCAAAACCATGA
- a CDS encoding DUF1819 family protein has protein sequence MTDTNKYSFSFTTASLMINGMVLIAQAIKDNTDFNYVEILGNGKSATGKKYYAELIKRLRNLTSDEVDLLIDGDLPTQKQICFLAICKTYGFIKDFTIEVLRNKFLVFDYQITDGDYLSFFRGKVQEHEELESLTQQTENKIKMVIFKIYEQAGIIDNVKAKTIQPQFVDSKILETITKDNPNWLKIFLISDIDIKRV, from the coding sequence ATGACCGATACAAATAAATATAGTTTTTCTTTCACCACCGCATCGTTAATGATTAACGGAATGGTTTTAATCGCTCAAGCAATAAAAGATAACACCGACTTTAATTACGTAGAAATACTTGGAAATGGCAAGTCTGCAACAGGTAAAAAGTATTACGCTGAACTGATTAAAAGATTGAGAAATCTTACTTCCGATGAAGTTGATCTCTTGATTGATGGTGACTTACCAACTCAAAAACAAATTTGTTTTCTTGCCATTTGTAAAACGTATGGATTCATTAAAGATTTCACGATTGAAGTTCTTCGAAACAAATTTTTGGTATTTGATTATCAAATTACAGATGGAGATTATCTTAGTTTTTTCAGGGGAAAAGTGCAAGAGCACGAAGAATTGGAAAGTTTGACTCAACAGACGGAGAATAAAATAAAAATGGTTATTTTTAAAATCTACGAACAGGCAGGAATTATCGATAACGTCAAAGCAAAAACCATTCAACCACAATTCGTAGATTCAAAGATATTAGAAACCATAACAAAAGACAACCCCAATTGGTTGAAGATTTTTTTGATTTCTGATATTGATATTAAAAGAGTATAA
- a CDS encoding DUF2779 domain-containing protein: protein MKTISKSRFISGVQCSKKIYFDFYRRDLKIPVNDATQSIFNLGHKIGSLAQKAFPNGKDATPENFTDFTQSISNTKQWIQDGEENIYEATFEAENGFVMLDILHRESDELWAIEVKNSTSVKDYHLQDSAFQYWVMTKAGYRPDKFFLMHINNQYIKEGEITHELFHLEDITNTVIKMQSWVTSNLENLLQVINVEVEPVVSVGNHCGNPFSCDYKHHCWKHIPENSVFELTRIGKKSWDLYEKEILSIEDIPTDYPLSFNQRLQYNGLKNNESHYDEDNIRNFLSQWEYPLHFFDFETIMPAIPILDGTRPYQQVPFQYSLHILTGAEEAGAEHKEFLADAQDFTNGGVDPRKKMINQMKLDFRSSGSIVTYNKSFEIRILNELSRDFPEDADYLFSIIDRIVDLLDVFKYRWLYTPAMGSSVSIKSVLPAISPEFTYENLEIQDGGSASGLFLESVLDNDHNTPKLRNNLLSYCERDTYGMVVIYKFLVEKLRASLS from the coding sequence ATGAAAACCATTTCAAAATCACGTTTTATTTCAGGTGTTCAGTGTAGCAAAAAAATCTACTTTGATTTTTACCGAAGAGATCTGAAAATTCCTGTTAATGACGCCACGCAAAGCATTTTTAATTTAGGACATAAAATAGGATCGCTCGCACAAAAGGCATTTCCAAACGGCAAAGATGCTACTCCTGAAAACTTCACCGACTTCACTCAATCTATCAGCAACACAAAACAGTGGATTCAAGACGGGGAAGAAAATATTTACGAAGCAACCTTTGAGGCAGAAAATGGTTTTGTAATGCTTGATATTTTACACCGAGAATCTGATGAACTTTGGGCTATAGAAGTAAAGAACAGTACTTCTGTAAAAGATTATCACTTGCAAGACTCTGCATTTCAATATTGGGTAATGACAAAAGCAGGTTACAGACCTGATAAATTCTTTTTAATGCATATCAATAACCAATATATTAAGGAAGGAGAAATTACCCATGAGTTATTCCATTTGGAAGACATCACAAACACGGTTATAAAAATGCAGAGTTGGGTAACTTCCAACCTTGAAAATTTGTTGCAAGTAATCAATGTTGAAGTTGAACCTGTGGTTTCCGTTGGTAATCATTGTGGAAATCCATTTTCTTGTGACTATAAACATCATTGTTGGAAACATATTCCCGAAAATTCTGTTTTCGAATTGACGAGAATCGGTAAGAAATCGTGGGATTTATATGAGAAAGAAATCCTGAGTATTGAAGACATTCCAACTGACTACCCACTATCATTTAACCAACGGCTTCAATATAATGGTCTCAAGAATAATGAATCACATTACGACGAAGATAACATCCGAAATTTTCTTTCACAATGGGAGTATCCTTTACACTTTTTTGATTTTGAAACCATAATGCCCGCTATTCCTATTTTAGATGGAACAAGACCCTACCAACAAGTTCCATTTCAATACTCTTTACACATTCTGACAGGAGCCGAGGAAGCAGGAGCAGAACATAAAGAGTTCTTAGCAGATGCTCAGGACTTCACTAATGGAGGAGTTGATCCACGAAAGAAAATGATCAATCAAATGAAGTTGGATTTTAGATCAAGTGGAAGTATAGTTACCTATAATAAATCCTTTGAGATAAGAATACTAAACGAATTGTCAAGAGATTTCCCCGAAGATGCTGATTACCTATTTAGTATTATAGATAGAATCGTAGATCTGTTGGATGTTTTCAAATACAGATGGCTATACACTCCCGCTATGGGAAGTTCAGTATCAATCAAATCAGTTCTACCCGCCATATCACCTGAATTTACCTACGAAAACCTTGAAATACAGGATGGTGGCAGTGCAAGTGGACTTTTCCTTGAAAGCGTATTAGATAATGACCACAACACTCCTAAATTGAGAAATAATCTTTTGAGTTATTGTGAAAGAGATACGTACGGTATGGTGGTTATTTATAAGTTTTTAGTTGAGAAGTTAAGGGCATCTTTGTCATGA
- a CDS encoding DUF6150 family protein, translated as MATVLLTYSTANAQKVYSVNSENQANVRVYVVQTASTADLMVYKVKTENQAGANDGKWFFTKTENEAKKKIYFTTTESRADLKIYFVSTESQAGWKNSSKKQLLY; from the coding sequence ATGGCAACAGTACTATTAACTTATAGTACAGCAAACGCTCAAAAGGTATATTCTGTTAATTCTGAAAATCAGGCAAACGTAAGGGTTTACGTTGTTCAGACTGCGAGCACAGCAGACTTAATGGTTTATAAAGTTAAAACCGAAAATCAGGCGGGTGCTAATGATGGTAAGTGGTTCTTTACTAAGACTGAGAATGAGGCAAAAAAGAAAATATATTTCACGACAACTGAGAGTAGAGCGGACTTAAAGATTTATTTCGTGAGTACTGAAAGCCAAGCAGGTTGGAAAAACTCATCGAAGAAACAATTATTGTATTAA